The genomic DNA CACGCGGCCGACGCCGGTCGACTCGAGGATGTCGTCGTGGGTGTTCCGATCGTTGACGTAGGTCATGACACCCTCGACGCCGTCGGGGTCAGTGACGAGGACGTGTACCTCCTTGCCCGGCGGGGTCGTCAGCGGGCCCTCGACTGGTTTGGGCGGTCCGTGGTAGAACACCTCGCGGCCATCGAGATACTGGACGACGATACCGCCGTCGACGAGATCGACGCCGATCGTGCTGGGGGCGACGTCGTTTCGCGCGCTCATGACCACACGTTCGATTGGATCGGGCAAAAGGCGTGCGTTCTGAGGGCCATCGAGCGTGTCGAGAACCGACGCCCTCCGTGTCGACGTATCACGAGGATCGTCAGCCGTAAGTATTCGGTCTGAGAGTGTCCGGGTATGGATGGCCGTGCTGTCGCCCCCGCTGCCGGGACGGTACTCAACGCGCTCGCGACCGGGACCGGCTCGGCGTTCGCGATCGACCTCGAGACGACGGCGACCGTCGATCTCACTGATGACGGCGAAATCGTCGGCGAGATCGCCGGTCAGCCCGACGCCGACACGGGGCTTATCGAGTGCTGTGCCGAACTGACGATCGCGGAGTACGCCGACGCGGCGGGACTCGACGAATCGGATGTGGGCGCGCGCGTCCGCACCGAAAGCGAGGTGCCGATGGCAGCCGGCCTCAAAAGTTCCAGCGCCGCAGCCAACGCGACGGTTCTCGCGACCCTCGACGCCCTCGAAGTCGCAGACGCGGTCGACCGGATCGAGGCCTGTCGGCTCGGAGTTCGAGCGGCCCGCGACGCCGGCGTGACCGCGACGGGCGCGTTCGACGACGCCAGCGCGAGCATGCTCGGCGGCGTGACCGTCACCGACAACACAAGCGACGCGCTGCTCGCCCGCGAGGAAGTCGACTGGCACGCGCTGGTCTATACGCCACCGGAACAGGCCTACAGCGCCGACGCCGACGTCTCGGCCTGTAAGCGCATTGCTCCCATGGCCGAACTCGTCGAAGAACTCGCACTCGACGGTCGCTACGGCGAGGCCATGACCGTCAACGGGTTTGCCTTCTCGGCTGCCCTCGAGTTCTCCACGGGTCCGATGATCGACGCCATGCCCGACGTTGACGGCGTCTCGCTGTCCGGCACCGGCCCCAGCTACGTCGCCGTCGGCGATCGGGACTCGCTCGAGGCCGTGCGAGAGCGATGGGACGACCGCGACGGAACGACACGATTACTGCAGACGCGAACCGACGGAACACGAACACGATGACTCGAGAGCCAACAGACACGGCGACGGACGGTGGAATCGACGAGGAAACACTGACACCTGAGGAGATGAGCCTCGACGAACTGCGCGAGGAGATCCGGACGATCGACCAGGAGATCGTCGAACTGATCGCCCAGCGAACCTACGTCGCGGACACGATCGCCGCGGTCAAGGACGAACAGGGGTTGCCGACGACCGACGAAACGCAGGAACAGCAGGTCATGGAACGCGCAGGAGACAACGCCGAACAGTTCGACGTCGACGCGAATCTCGTCAAGGCGATTTTCCGGTTGCTGATCGAGTTGAACAAGGTCGAGCAGCGAGAATCACGCTAAGCCTTACTCTATCAGATTTGAATCGTAGTAAGACACACCGCTGACAAGCCTTTGAACCCCATCCTGAGGCTTATAATTAGTAATTAAAAGGGTACTGTTAATAGTAATACCATATAAATCTGGAAAGGCTCAAACTCCGGGGGGCAGCCTATTTCCTCTGTAGAATGGGGACACCGACCGCCGAAATCCCTCAGTCGTCAGCCGCAGCCGCTTTGGCTTCCTCGGCGCTCGAGCCGGCACGCTCCAGCTCCTCGAGATACTCGTCGGCATCCAATGCGGCTTTCGAGCCCATGCCAGCGGCAGTGACGGCCTGCTGGTAGTGGAAGTCGACGACGTCGCCGGCACCGAAGAGGCCGGCGACGTCGGTTTCGGTCTGACCGCCGCCGTCGCCGCCGGTGGTCTCGAGGTAGCCCTCGTCGTCCAGTTGGACGCCGGTGTTCTCGAGGTAGTCGGTGTTGGGGGTGTGACCGATCGCGTAGAAGACCGCGCCGACGTCGAAGTCGAACTCCTCGGTTTCGGGGTCCTCGAGGCGGTCGGTGGGGTGGCCGGCGTCGTTTTCGACGAGGGTAACGTGGTCGACGCCGTCTTCTTGGGTGCCGTGGATCTCGATCAGTTCGGTGTTTTTCAAGAGCTCGATCTCGCCTTCTTCGACCTTTTCGTGGACGCGGTCGACCCAGTAGTCCTCCGCGCGGAACTCCTCGCGGCGGTGGGCGATGTAGACGGTGTCGGCGAACTTCGTGAGGAAGGTCGCTTCCTCCATGGCGGCGTCGCCACCGCCGACGACGAGCATGTCCTCATCGCGGAAGAACGCGCCGTCACAGGTCGCACACGTCGAGAGACCGTAGCCCATGAGTTCGTCTTCGCCGGGAACCCCGAGCGTCCGAGCGCTCGCACCGGAGGCGGCGATGACTGCATCAGCGGTGTAGACGTCGCCGGTTCTGAGTTCGACGCGGAAGGGTCGGCTCGAGTCGTCAACTGATTCGATGATCCCGTTTTTGAGGTCGGCACCGAACTGCGTGGCCTGCTCTTTCATCCGGTTGACGAGCTCGGGGCCGCCGATGCCCTCGGGGAAGCCGGGGTAGTTGGCGACGTCGGTGGTCAGCGTCAGCTGGCCGCCGGGTTCGTCGCCCTCGATGACCAGCGGCTCGTTGTTCGCACGCCCGGCGTAGATCGCCGCGGTCAGGCCAGCGATGCCGGTCCCAGCGATGATCAGTGGGCGGTGTTCGACGATTTCGTCGTTGGAAATCCCGAGCAATTCGTCGAGTTCGCCGGTCTCGTCAAGTTCGTGTGTGTCGTCCCAGCCACCGACGTGTTCGTCGTCGATGAATACTTGGGGTGCGGTCTTACGGTCGTTTGCGCGCTCGACCATCTCGTCGAAGCGCTCCTCGTCGTCGGAGACGTCGTACGCCTCGTAGTCGACGCCCTTGCTCTCGAAGAGATCCTTGGCTCGCTCGCAGTGTGTACAGCTGCCTTTAGTATAGATCTCGACGCGTGGCTGATCGGTCATATTGCAGGTGTTGGGCCAGAGAGCCTAAACCGCTTGTGCTCGCAGCAACGACACCCCCTTGCTGTGACGGTACTACCGTGCTGTCAGCTAGCGTCGTTCTGTCGCCGGTGGGAAAACCGTGGCCGATTTGACATCCTCCCCGCGCTGAAGCGCGAGGATTCCTTCGTGGGACAGCACGCCGTTCGTGTGCCCCCGAAGGCACCCTGACCGAGACCATCGGGGTCTCGGCTGTGGTTTGTGAGTAGTGCGTCGGGCCACCGAAGTGGCGTGGTGTGCTTGGGTATCCGCTTGCACCTCACAGGCCGTGCCATCGACCCGACTCACCCATGGTGGTTGAGTAGAACATCCGACGCAGGGTTGCTTTTTGTTGACGGAGACCCCAATCCAACTCCAATTTTCGCCTGATGTGCTTACACTACGATATACTGTCGGCCTACTTAATCGTTCGTGGTTTGTGGCCCTGTTGTCGGATTCATCTCCGCGCTAAAGCACGGGGCTTTCTCCTTGATTTCCCGTAATGGCGTTTCTCGAGGACCTCAGAGGCCATGAACGGTCGTACAACTCGAACGTCGTCCGAGGTGACGTCGCATACTCGCGTCGACACGACGCACTTACGGGCCCAAACGACGACCACCGACTATGGCTGCCGATCTCGAGGAGAAGACGGACCGGTATGGCGAGTTACTTACAGAGGCGCTCGACGCGGCGACGATCGCACCGCCGGAGGGGACGCCGATGGCGGACGCGGCTGCTGACTGTTACGAGATGGCGGCCTCGTATCTCGAGGACGGAAATCACTTCCGAGAACAGGACGATCTCGTCAATGCGCTAGCGTCGTTTTCCTACGGCCACGCGTGGCTCGATGCCGGTGCTCGCGTCGGGCTGTTCGATGTCCCACGGGAGGGACACCTCTTCACGGTCGAATAAGACGTTAGCGGCGCACGTACGTCGCGGACTCTCGTCGACAGCTTGCAGGTGAGAGCAAGGGCCGAGCCGGTTTTGTTGGGTATCTGGTGGAGAACAGACATGACTGTCGGCCCTGGTATCTCTGATGATTAATCACTATGTAACCGGAACATATATACCAACAAATCCGTTTAGTTTATAAAGTAGGCGAAAGCTTTATATGCTTTACGGCATTACTCTGTGTTAGCTGAGGCGACCGGGTTTCTTCTGGTTACCCCACCCGGGAGCCCCGAGTAACCCACCCGATACACAATGACTGATACGAACATTCGAACCTATACGAGCGAGCAAGAGACCGAGGACGAAGAAACCACGTCGGTATCCGACGAGCAGGAACGCTGTCCAGAGTGTGGCGGCCGACTCGTCTCGGACGACGAACACGCCGAGACGGTCTGTACCGAGTGTGGACTCGTCGTCGAGGAAGACGAGATCGACCGTGGCCCCGAATGGCGTGCGTTCGACGCCGCCGAGAAAGACGAGAAGTCCCGCGTCGGCGCGCCCACGACGAACATGATGCACGACCAGGGGCTCTCGACCAACATCGGCTGGCAGGACAAAGACGCCTACGGTCGGGCGCTCTCGAGCCGCCAGCGCCAGAAGATGCAACGGCTTCGCACCTGGAACGAGCGCTTCCGCACGCGTGACTCCAAGGAGCGCAACCTCAAACAGGCCCTCGGCGAGATCGACCGGATGGCATCCGCACTCGGCCTCCCCGAGAACGTCCGCGAGACGGCGAGTGTCATCTACCGACGCGCACTCGAGGAGGACCTGCTTCCAGGCCGATCGATCGAAGGCGTCGCGACCTCGTCGCTGTACGCCGCGGCCCGCCAGGCCGGCACGCCGCGCAGCCTCGATGAGATCTCGGCTGTCTCCCGCGTCGAGAAGATGGAGCTCACCCGCACCTACCGCTACATCATCCGGGAACTCGGTCTCGAGGTCAAACCCGCCGACCCCGAACACTACGTCCCGCGGTTCGTCAGCGATCTCGATCTCTCCGACGAAACCGAGCGGATGGCCCGCGAACTGCTCGAGTCGGCCCGCCAGGAGGGTGTCCACAGCGGTAAATCGCCGGTCGGCCTCGCGGCCGCGTCGGTCTACGCTGCCGCCTTGCTGACCAACGAGAAGGTCACCCAGAACGAGGTGAGCGAGGTCGCAAGCATCTCCGAAGTTACGATCCGCAACCGGTACAAGGAGCTGCTCGAGGCCTCTGATACGGCTGCACCTGCGTAAACCCGTTTGACGGTCGCTCGCAGGCTGCTCCGCGGGTGGTGTTTTCGACCGAGTGGAACTGCGGCAATGTTTTTGATCTCTCGTGTGAAAGAGTGTGACATGGATAAAACGACCGTCCAACTGTTGTGTCCCGAATGTGCGAAGGATTGGCAGGTTCCCCCAGACAAGCTCCCTGCGCCCGCCGACATGTTTCACTGTCCGAACTGTCATGCCTCACACCGCACTGCCGAGTTTATGCGGACGGATCGCGATCTCCAGACGCTGAAACAGCTCGGCTAGGCTCGTCGACACCGCGATTGGTAGTCCGTCGATCGGTAACAACTGAGGCGGTCTGCTGTCGATGTCTCGGGAGGACCACGACCGCGCTGTTGGTGAACCGGAACCCACTGACAGGAACTCGTCTGAGTACCGACCATCGGGCTGGCCCTGTAACCCGATTGCACGTCGGCCCTGTGGTCGGTGTCGAACGCGATTCAGTTGTCAACAGTATTTTGATCACGGGGCCAATGACGGTATCGGTTCACTGCGTGTCCGACACGAGTACGAACCGTGTTACGTCCACCGGAGCGTCTCGGAAATCGTAACGAAAGCCGCTATTACACCGGTAAATTACATAATAACGTGGTATCGTCCCCCGGATCCGTTCGCGTAATAACAGCATTCGAATCATCTCTATGAGTTACACACCAATCTCCGAACACAAGTAGTGTGCTAACGCGACTCAAGATAATAATATAACCCTGCAGTGGGTAGGAGTGGATGGTTATGAAGAAGCAGGAGCTCATTCACCTTCACGGCCTTCTCGCGGAGGTATCA from Natrinema sp. HArc-T2 includes the following:
- a CDS encoding DUF357 domain-containing protein; the protein is MAADLEEKTDRYGELLTEALDAATIAPPEGTPMADAAADCYEMAASYLEDGNHFREQDDLVNALASFSYGHAWLDAGARVGLFDVPREGHLFTVE
- a CDS encoding transcription initiation factor IIB family protein encodes the protein MTDTNIRTYTSEQETEDEETTSVSDEQERCPECGGRLVSDDEHAETVCTECGLVVEEDEIDRGPEWRAFDAAEKDEKSRVGAPTTNMMHDQGLSTNIGWQDKDAYGRALSSRQRQKMQRLRTWNERFRTRDSKERNLKQALGEIDRMASALGLPENVRETASVIYRRALEEDLLPGRSIEGVATSSLYAAARQAGTPRSLDEISAVSRVEKMELTRTYRYIIRELGLEVKPADPEHYVPRFVSDLDLSDETERMARELLESARQEGVHSGKSPVGLAAASVYAAALLTNEKVTQNEVSEVASISEVTIRNRYKELLEASDTAAPA
- a CDS encoding shikimate kinase, producing MDGRAVAPAAGTVLNALATGTGSAFAIDLETTATVDLTDDGEIVGEIAGQPDADTGLIECCAELTIAEYADAAGLDESDVGARVRTESEVPMAAGLKSSSAAANATVLATLDALEVADAVDRIEACRLGVRAARDAGVTATGAFDDASASMLGGVTVTDNTSDALLAREEVDWHALVYTPPEQAYSADADVSACKRIAPMAELVEELALDGRYGEAMTVNGFAFSAALEFSTGPMIDAMPDVDGVSLSGTGPSYVAVGDRDSLEAVRERWDDRDGTTRLLQTRTDGTRTR
- the grxC gene encoding glutaredoxin 3, producing the protein MTDQPRVEIYTKGSCTHCERAKDLFESKGVDYEAYDVSDDEERFDEMVERANDRKTAPQVFIDDEHVGGWDDTHELDETGELDELLGISNDEIVEHRPLIIAGTGIAGLTAAIYAGRANNEPLVIEGDEPGGQLTLTTDVANYPGFPEGIGGPELVNRMKEQATQFGADLKNGIIESVDDSSRPFRVELRTGDVYTADAVIAASGASARTLGVPGEDELMGYGLSTCATCDGAFFRDEDMLVVGGGDAAMEEATFLTKFADTVYIAHRREEFRAEDYWVDRVHEKVEEGEIELLKNTELIEIHGTQEDGVDHVTLVENDAGHPTDRLEDPETEEFDFDVGAVFYAIGHTPNTDYLENTGVQLDDEGYLETTGGDGGGQTETDVAGLFGAGDVVDFHYQQAVTAAGMGSKAALDADEYLEELERAGSSAEEAKAAAADD
- a CDS encoding DUF5796 family protein — protein: MSARNDVAPSTIGVDLVDGGIVVQYLDGREVFYHGPPKPVEGPLTTPPGKEVHVLVTDPDGVEGVMTYVNDRNTHDDILESTGVGRVMLDRDDEEELFPGVRVATEAYSVRVDADLSAVDGRVFVFAEDEMSEHAYELVENTD
- a CDS encoding chorismate mutase, giving the protein MTREPTDTATDGGIDEETLTPEEMSLDELREEIRTIDQEIVELIAQRTYVADTIAAVKDEQGLPTTDETQEQQVMERAGDNAEQFDVDANLVKAIFRLLIELNKVEQRESR